One Calditrichota bacterium genomic window carries:
- a CDS encoding histidinol phosphate phosphatase domain-containing protein gives MVIDFHTHTFLSDGYLNPSAAIYYAWKLGYRAIGLTDHVDAGNWKPVLEQILRVCEDANRRWDITAIPGVEITHAPAESIPEIAEKARHFGAQIIVVHGETPVELVPPGTNHFAMESDIDILAHPGFISEDDVQLAASRGIYLEISARKGHSLTNGYVAQQALKFGAQMVIDSDAHTISDYLSDEMVRKVGLGAGLTEEQFADVLKNAEHLLEKVKSAR, from the coding sequence ATGGTCATTGATTTTCACACACACACCTTTCTCAGTGACGGGTACCTGAATCCCTCGGCAGCCATCTACTACGCCTGGAAACTGGGGTATCGGGCCATCGGCCTCACGGACCACGTGGACGCAGGCAACTGGAAGCCGGTACTGGAACAAATACTCCGCGTTTGCGAGGACGCCAACCGCCGCTGGGATATTACTGCCATTCCCGGGGTAGAAATTACCCACGCCCCGGCAGAAAGTATCCCTGAAATTGCCGAAAAGGCCCGGCACTTCGGGGCCCAAATCATTGTGGTACACGGTGAAACGCCGGTGGAACTGGTGCCGCCGGGAACCAATCATTTTGCCATGGAATCGGACATCGACATATTGGCGCACCCCGGATTTATTTCAGAGGACGACGTGCAGCTGGCCGCCAGCCGCGGGATTTATCTGGAAATTTCCGCCCGAAAAGGCCATTCCCTAACCAACGGTTACGTGGCTCAACAGGCACTCAAATTCGGAGCTCAAATGGTCATCGACAGCGACGCCCACACAATCAGCGATTACCTCTCGGACGAGATGGTGAGAAAGGTAGGATTGGGCGCGGGCCTCACAGAGGAGCAATTCGCAGACGTTCTGAAAAATGCGGAACATTTGTTGGAAAAGGTGAAATCTGCGAGGTAA
- a CDS encoding 1-(5-phosphoribosyl)-5-((5-phosphoribosylamino)methylideneamino)imidazole-4-carboxamide isomerase (catalyzes the formation of 5-(5-phospho-1-deoxyribulos-1-ylamino)methylideneamino-l-(5-hosphoribosyl)imidazole-4-carboxamide from 1-(5-phosphoribosyl)-5-[(5-phosphoribosylamino)methylideneamino] imidazole-4-carboxamide), producing the protein DPVETARHWEKQGTKLLHLVDLDGAFAGHSVHTEIIASIVRAISIPVELGGGIRSLDTIQRALHLGVTRVILGSVAVTQPEIVEKALQEFSSEKIALGVDALGGKIATHGWEKVSSMELFAFLRQWEEKGIGHVIYTDISRDGMLSGPDTETVFRMAEAFSFQIVVSGGIATEADVLQFCRPELPTIEGVILGKSLYAGTLDFVHLNQQLEQRRC; encoded by the coding sequence ACGATCCCGTGGAAACCGCCCGCCACTGGGAAAAACAGGGCACCAAGCTGCTTCATCTGGTCGATCTGGACGGTGCTTTTGCAGGGCACTCGGTTCACACCGAAATCATTGCCTCCATCGTTCGGGCGATCTCCATTCCCGTGGAATTGGGGGGCGGCATTCGCTCTCTGGACACCATTCAACGGGCCCTCCATCTCGGCGTGACCCGCGTCATCCTGGGGAGCGTGGCTGTTACGCAGCCTGAAATCGTGGAAAAAGCGCTCCAGGAATTTTCATCTGAAAAAATTGCGTTGGGCGTGGATGCGCTTGGAGGGAAAATTGCCACGCACGGCTGGGAAAAGGTTTCCTCAATGGAATTGTTTGCCTTTTTGCGCCAGTGGGAAGAAAAGGGCATCGGCCACGTAATTTACACCGACATTTCCCGTGACGGCATGCTGTCCGGTCCGGATACCGAAACGGTTTTCCGGATGGCAGAGGCTTTCTCGTTTCAGATAGTCGTTTCCGGAGGCATTGCCACCGAAGCGGACGTCCTGCAGTTCTGCCGCCCGGAGCTCCCAACCATTGAAGGTGTCATTTTGGGGAAGTCCCTCTACGCCGGAACCCTGGATTTTGTTCATTTGAATCAGCAACTGGAGCAGCGCAGATGTTAG
- a CDS encoding bifunctional phosphoribosyl-AMP cyclohydrolase/phosphoribosyl-ATP diphosphatase HisIE yields the protein MLEPDFTKSPLLPAILQDVHTGQVLMLGYMNEEAYQKTLKTKLAHFYSRSRQSLWLKGETSGHFQHVKEIRVDCDADAILLKVEPEGPTCHTGHQSCFYRAVTADEQPSSEAILQDLEDLILERKKQRPEKSYTVELFREGKAKIAQKVGEEATETLVAYLAQTGQRLVEETADLLYHLLVLLADAGVPLSSVWRELAKRRK from the coding sequence ATGCTTGAACCCGATTTTACCAAAAGTCCTTTGCTTCCCGCCATTTTGCAGGATGTGCACACCGGCCAGGTGTTGATGCTTGGCTACATGAACGAGGAAGCCTATCAAAAAACTCTAAAAACCAAACTGGCGCACTTTTACAGCCGTTCGCGGCAGAGCCTCTGGTTGAAGGGCGAAACCTCCGGGCATTTTCAGCACGTGAAGGAAATCCGCGTGGATTGCGACGCCGACGCCATTTTGCTTAAGGTCGAACCCGAAGGCCCTACCTGCCACACGGGCCACCAATCCTGTTTTTACCGCGCGGTCACGGCAGACGAACAGCCTTCTTCAGAAGCCATCTTGCAGGATTTGGAAGACCTCATTCTGGAGCGCAAAAAACAGCGGCCTGAAAAGTCCTACACCGTGGAGTTGTTTCGCGAGGGCAAGGCCAAAATTGCGCAAAAAGTGGGGGAAGAAGCCACGGAGACCCTGGTGGCCTACCTGGCCCAAACGGGCCAGCGTCTGGTGGAAGAAACCGCCGATTTGCTCTATCACCTGCTCGTCTTACTGGCGGATGCAGGAGTGCCCCTCTCCAGTGTCTGGCGGGAACTGGCCAAACGGCGAAAATAA
- the hisF gene encoding imidazole glycerol phosphate synthase subunit HisF, giving the protein MLAKRIIPCLDVHHGKVVKGINFVNLVDAGDPVENAIRYNEEGADELVFLDITASVEERAILLDVVSRTAEAIFIPFTVGGGIRTVDDMNALLSAGADKISVNTAAIQNPDLIEKGAKIFGNQCIVVAIDAKWNGRFFEVYSRGGRTPTGKDAVAWAKEAEARGAGEILLTSIDRDGTKSGYNIPLLQAISDAVNLPVIASGGAGKKEHFLEAFSEGHADAALAASLFHFGELSIGEVKCFLEQNGIVVRM; this is encoded by the coding sequence ATGTTAGCCAAACGAATTATTCCCTGTCTCGACGTCCACCACGGAAAGGTGGTTAAAGGAATTAACTTTGTTAATTTAGTGGATGCCGGCGATCCGGTGGAGAATGCGATTCGCTACAACGAAGAAGGGGCCGACGAACTGGTGTTCTTGGACATTACCGCCTCGGTGGAAGAACGTGCCATTTTACTGGATGTGGTGTCGCGCACGGCTGAGGCGATTTTCATTCCCTTTACCGTGGGGGGCGGCATTCGCACGGTAGACGACATGAATGCCCTGCTTTCGGCCGGAGCAGACAAAATTTCCGTAAACACAGCCGCGATTCAAAATCCCGATTTAATTGAAAAGGGGGCTAAAATCTTTGGGAATCAGTGCATTGTGGTTGCTATCGACGCCAAATGGAACGGCCGTTTTTTTGAAGTGTACTCCCGCGGCGGACGAACGCCAACGGGTAAAGATGCGGTGGCCTGGGCAAAAGAAGCGGAAGCCCGGGGAGCCGGTGAAATTCTACTGACCAGCATCGATCGGGACGGTACTAAATCCGGGTACAATATTCCCCTTTTACAGGCCATTTCGGATGCGGTGAACCTGCCGGTGATTGCGTCCGGCGGAGCCGGGAAAAAGGAACATTTTCTTGAAGCCTTTTCTGAAGGCCATGCCGACGCCGCCCTCGCCGCGTCTCTGTTCCATTTCGGGGAATTGAGCATTGGTGAAGTGAAGTGTTTTCTGGAACAGAACGGCATTGTGGTGAGAATGTGA